A section of the Hyalangium minutum genome encodes:
- a CDS encoding LysR family transcriptional regulator gives MSLTQIQSFVAVAEEGHVGRAAHRLHLTQPPLSRHILALEDELGAPLFERTPRGMRLLPAGEAFLQHARRILSEVDAAVHTVRGVVGGPSK, from the coding sequence GTGAGCCTGACGCAGATCCAGTCCTTCGTAGCGGTGGCCGAGGAGGGCCATGTGGGGCGAGCCGCGCACCGGCTGCACCTCACCCAGCCCCCGCTCAGCCGTCACATCCTCGCGCTCGAAGATGAGCTCGGCGCCCCGCTCTTCGAGCGCACCCCCCGAGGCATGCGCCTGCTCCCCGCGGGCGAGGCGTTCCTCCAGCACGCGCGCCGGATCCTCTCGGAGGTCGACGCCGCGGTGCACACGGTGAGAGGTGTCGTTGGCGGGCCCTCGAAGTAG
- a CDS encoding SAM hydrolase/SAM-dependent halogenase family protein — protein sequence MPLASRLVLLLPLLATLQAVAAEPAAPAQPTLVFMTDFGQRDDSVAICKGVMLGLEPRLRIIDLSHDVEPYSVLDGARFLAGTAPYYPAGTVFVTVIDPGVGSDRRAIVAKTKRGQYFVLPDNGLITLVERQEGLTEVRHLTNSAWNLTPSLSSTFHGRDVFAPVGARIARGDDWTQVGPVLTEWKRLEIPEAKLTDTALNGTVLAIEHPYGNLVTNADGALLAKLGYQRGDTARVTFGKGRELRLPFAATFSDVPLGKPLMYVDSRGRVAFAINQGHFAQQNGIKPLTTFVLRKK from the coding sequence ATGCCCCTGGCCTCCCGCCTCGTCCTCCTCCTGCCGCTCCTCGCCACACTTCAGGCCGTCGCCGCAGAGCCCGCTGCCCCCGCGCAACCCACGCTCGTCTTCATGACGGACTTTGGCCAGCGGGACGACTCGGTGGCCATCTGCAAAGGCGTCATGCTCGGCCTGGAGCCCCGGCTGCGGATCATCGACCTGTCCCACGATGTGGAGCCCTACTCCGTGCTGGACGGCGCTCGCTTCCTGGCCGGCACCGCGCCCTACTACCCAGCGGGCACCGTGTTCGTCACCGTCATCGACCCCGGCGTGGGCAGCGATCGCCGCGCCATCGTGGCAAAGACGAAGCGCGGCCAGTACTTCGTTCTCCCGGACAACGGGCTGATCACCCTCGTCGAGCGCCAGGAGGGCCTCACCGAGGTCCGCCACCTCACGAACTCCGCGTGGAACCTCACCCCGAGCCTCTCCTCCACCTTCCACGGCCGGGACGTCTTCGCTCCCGTAGGCGCTCGGATTGCCCGAGGCGATGACTGGACGCAGGTGGGCCCGGTGCTCACCGAGTGGAAGCGCCTTGAAATCCCCGAGGCGAAGCTGACGGACACGGCGCTCAACGGCACGGTGCTCGCCATCGAGCATCCGTACGGCAACCTCGTCACCAACGCGGACGGCGCCCTGCTGGCGAAGCTGGGCTACCAGCGCGGCGACACGGCGCGCGTCACCTTCGGCAAGGGCCGCGAGCTGCGCCTGCCCTTCGCCGCCACCTTCAGCGACGTGCCGCTGGGCAAGCCGTTGATGTACGTGGACTCGCGCGGACGCGTGGCCTTCGCCATCAACCAGGGCCACTTCGCGCAGCAGAACGGCATCAAGCCGCTCACGACCTTCGTGCTCCGGAAGAAGTAG
- a CDS encoding TonB-dependent receptor domain-containing protein yields the protein MKTLASVLCVLVVTGAMAQAPDAGTPSPDAGAPTGVLTKAPVLKRQVEAQYPPEALAQQLEGTVVMLIDISEAGAVTDVEVTQPAGHGFDEAAVAAVRQFEFEPAEVDNVPAPVRIEYAYQFVWRAPPPPEGTEPGKPPEAPVNFSGRALERGTRRPLAGAEVALPELQLTTSTNEEGRFSFRGVPVGNHEVLVILSGYDRFRTRETIAEGQETQATYYVQRRIFSQFETVVRSERERKEVTRTTLQVAEIQKVPGTQGDTLKVVQNLPGVARPAFNGGQLVIRGTSPNDSGVFLDGQRIPLLYHFGGLTSVYNSELLDSLDYLPGNFSSYFGNVTGGVINVRSRAPKMDRFHGTVGVNLVESNAVLEGPITENLGIAVAGRRSYVDLVLKLVPENEDGPSIQVAPRYYDAQLKLNWTPSKRHTFTLQGLTSNDTLGLVFDRPADQDPSVNGDFEVTTGFNQLRLGHQYKGGALTVESQGMVGNTKIEFTLGDRYLRINALDLDLRSTAEYTLSEALTLAAGLDIQYADASVRARVQAPPREGEPAGPLVNEEIITADADSYQYYPGIWAEARWRPFKELLVVPGLRSESYLFGEQKVNKRSLNPRLAVRYSLTEQVTLKGGAGLYHGPPAQEEPNSTFGNPELKAKRSIQYSVGSEWQPTPEYFISGELFYNDLSRLIVSSDRLVERDGQLVPERLTNAGTGRIYGFELLARRALTERFFGWVAYTFSKSQRRDKPDAALRLFDNDQTHVLTVIGSYKLPAGWEVGARFRFSSGNPLTPIVGARRDDNTDVFIPVFGPVNSQRLPNFNQLDIRVDKNFIFDQWSLDLYVDLTNVYNNPAKEGLLYNYNYSESAFLEGLPILPIFGAKGSF from the coding sequence GTGAAAACGCTCGCCTCCGTCCTTTGTGTCCTCGTGGTTACCGGGGCCATGGCTCAGGCCCCGGACGCCGGAACTCCCTCTCCCGACGCAGGCGCCCCCACGGGGGTGCTCACCAAGGCTCCCGTCCTCAAGCGTCAGGTCGAGGCGCAGTATCCCCCCGAAGCCCTCGCGCAGCAGCTCGAGGGCACGGTGGTCATGCTCATCGACATCTCCGAGGCTGGCGCCGTCACGGACGTTGAGGTGACGCAGCCCGCGGGCCACGGCTTCGATGAGGCCGCCGTCGCCGCCGTGCGCCAGTTCGAGTTCGAACCCGCCGAGGTGGACAACGTCCCCGCCCCGGTGCGCATCGAGTACGCCTATCAGTTCGTCTGGCGCGCCCCACCCCCACCTGAGGGCACCGAGCCCGGGAAGCCTCCGGAGGCCCCGGTGAACTTCAGCGGCCGCGCCCTGGAGCGAGGCACCCGCCGCCCGCTTGCCGGCGCCGAGGTGGCCCTGCCCGAGCTGCAGCTCACCACCAGCACGAACGAGGAGGGCCGCTTCTCCTTCCGAGGCGTCCCCGTGGGCAACCACGAGGTGCTCGTCATCCTCAGCGGGTACGACCGGTTCCGCACCCGGGAGACCATCGCCGAGGGCCAGGAGACGCAGGCCACGTACTACGTCCAGAGGCGCATCTTCAGCCAGTTCGAGACGGTGGTGCGCAGCGAGCGCGAGCGCAAGGAGGTGACGCGCACCACGCTCCAGGTGGCCGAGATTCAGAAGGTGCCAGGCACCCAGGGCGACACGCTCAAGGTGGTGCAGAACCTGCCCGGCGTGGCGCGGCCCGCGTTCAACGGCGGCCAGCTCGTCATCCGCGGCACCAGCCCGAATGACTCGGGTGTGTTCCTCGACGGGCAGCGCATTCCGCTGCTGTACCACTTCGGTGGCTTGACCTCCGTGTACAACTCGGAGCTGCTGGACTCGCTGGACTACCTGCCCGGCAACTTCTCTTCCTACTTCGGCAACGTCACCGGCGGCGTCATCAACGTGCGCAGCCGCGCCCCGAAGATGGACCGCTTCCATGGCACCGTGGGCGTCAACCTCGTCGAGTCCAACGCCGTGCTCGAGGGCCCCATCACCGAGAACCTGGGCATCGCCGTGGCCGGCCGGCGCTCCTACGTGGACCTGGTGCTCAAGCTGGTCCCCGAGAACGAGGACGGCCCCTCCATCCAGGTGGCCCCGCGCTACTACGACGCCCAGCTGAAGCTGAACTGGACACCCAGCAAGCGGCACACCTTCACTCTCCAGGGGCTCACCTCCAATGACACGCTGGGGCTGGTGTTCGACCGGCCCGCGGACCAGGACCCGAGCGTCAACGGCGACTTCGAAGTGACGACCGGCTTCAACCAGCTGCGGCTCGGCCACCAGTACAAGGGCGGCGCGCTCACCGTGGAGAGCCAGGGCATGGTGGGCAACACGAAGATCGAGTTCACCCTGGGCGATCGCTACCTGCGCATCAACGCGCTGGACTTGGATCTGCGCTCCACCGCCGAGTACACCCTCAGCGAGGCGCTCACCCTGGCTGCTGGGTTGGACATCCAGTACGCCGACGCCAGCGTGAGGGCGCGCGTGCAGGCTCCGCCTCGCGAGGGCGAGCCCGCGGGCCCGTTGGTGAACGAGGAGATCATCACCGCGGACGCGGACTCCTATCAATACTACCCGGGCATCTGGGCCGAGGCGCGTTGGCGCCCGTTCAAGGAACTGCTCGTGGTGCCGGGCCTGCGCAGCGAGAGCTACCTCTTCGGAGAGCAGAAGGTGAACAAGCGCTCGCTCAACCCACGGCTGGCGGTGCGCTACTCGCTCACGGAGCAGGTGACGCTCAAGGGAGGCGCGGGCCTGTACCACGGGCCTCCGGCCCAGGAAGAGCCCAACAGCACCTTTGGCAACCCGGAGCTGAAGGCCAAGCGCTCCATCCAGTACAGCGTGGGCTCCGAGTGGCAGCCCACCCCTGAGTACTTCATCAGCGGCGAGCTCTTCTACAATGACTTGAGCCGCCTCATCGTCAGCTCGGACCGGCTGGTGGAGCGGGACGGGCAGTTGGTGCCCGAGCGGCTGACCAACGCGGGCACCGGCCGCATCTATGGCTTCGAGCTGCTGGCCCGCCGTGCCCTCACCGAGCGGTTCTTCGGGTGGGTGGCCTATACCTTCAGCAAGAGCCAGCGGCGGGACAAGCCGGACGCGGCGCTGCGCCTGTTCGACAACGACCAGACGCACGTGCTCACGGTGATTGGCAGCTACAAGCTGCCCGCGGGCTGGGAGGTGGGCGCGCGCTTCCGCTTCTCCTCGGGCAACCCGCTCACGCCCATCGTCGGCGCCCGAAGGGATGACAACACGGATGTCTTCATTCCCGTGTTCGGGCCGGTGAACTCGCAGCGGCTGCCCAACTTCAACCAGTTGGACATCCGCGTGGACAAGAACTTCATCTTCGACCAGTGGAGCCTGGATCTCTACGTGGACCTGACCAACGTCTATAACAACCCGGCGAAGGAAGGCCTCCTCTACAACTACAACTACTCCGAGTCGGCCTTCCTGGAGGGCCTGCCCATCCTGCCGATTTTCGGCGCCAAGGGGAGCTTCTGA
- a CDS encoding OmpA/MotB family protein, translated as MRSMLALATAAALASGCVSQSKYNELSAEAENLDNRLKEEKGARELADAKLKELEEKNAALERDKEALTSRLTTSESRLTAAAAERHALEQKNIELSALNDELAKSTRRLAEAKEALEQKSAEYENLAQSLKKEISEGKIQLSELQGRMTVQLKDKILFASGSTRVNKEGQDALVKIADALKTVQGRIIRVEGHTDDVPTPKDGPFPSNWELSLARAMAVVRALQDSGVDPTVLSAAGYGQYQPIVPNDSEKNRSLNRRIEIVLAPKAGGR; from the coding sequence ATGCGTTCCATGTTGGCCCTGGCCACGGCCGCGGCACTCGCCTCGGGCTGCGTCTCGCAGAGCAAGTACAACGAGCTGTCCGCCGAGGCCGAGAACCTCGACAACCGCCTCAAGGAGGAGAAGGGCGCTCGCGAGCTGGCCGACGCCAAGCTGAAGGAACTGGAGGAGAAGAACGCCGCCCTCGAGCGCGACAAGGAGGCCCTCACCTCCCGCCTCACCACCTCCGAGTCCCGCCTCACCGCCGCCGCCGCTGAGCGCCATGCCCTCGAGCAGAAGAACATCGAGCTCTCCGCCCTCAATGACGAACTGGCCAAGTCCACCCGCAGGCTCGCCGAGGCCAAAGAGGCCCTCGAGCAGAAGAGCGCCGAGTACGAGAACCTCGCCCAGAGCCTCAAGAAGGAGATCTCCGAGGGGAAGATCCAGCTCTCCGAGCTCCAGGGCCGGATGACCGTCCAGCTCAAGGACAAGATCCTCTTCGCCTCGGGCTCCACCCGCGTCAACAAAGAGGGTCAGGACGCCCTTGTGAAGATCGCCGACGCCCTGAAGACCGTGCAGGGCCGCATCATCCGCGTGGAGGGCCACACCGACGACGTGCCCACCCCCAAGGACGGCCCGTTCCCCTCCAACTGGGAGCTCAGCCTCGCCCGCGCCATGGCCGTGGTGCGCGCCCTCCAGGACTCGGGCGTGGACCCCACGGTCCTCTCGGCCGCTGGCTACGGGCAGTACCAGCCCATTGTGCCCAACGACAGTGAGAAGAACCGCAGTCTCAACCGGCGCATTGAAATCGTGCTCGCACCCAAAGCGGGAGGGCGTTAG
- a CDS encoding double-CXXCG motif protein, whose product MRFYLLEPVPSPRYSGYYSYGHKWGLPGVHCPVCHRTSAWTGYAYPSVDLSHLPAHEQQKYSARVEEDYTEFERLLEQVRPLAPPGVPLRPGTKFGPLNGSAQGEFGPLVLAFAWELLMRPEPLARLQAEGLRGLKGCRAALRFRKKNPPELLEMELPSLGKLHPDCLPELSPPCPKCGCSRESVKMPEQPILDAATLPQDLDLIRAEGTLIIGTESFVEAVQRLGFEHDITFRELPVRGA is encoded by the coding sequence ATGAGATTCTACTTGTTAGAGCCGGTCCCCTCCCCGCGCTACTCGGGCTACTACTCCTATGGGCACAAGTGGGGTTTGCCCGGCGTGCATTGCCCGGTGTGCCATAGGACCAGTGCATGGACCGGATATGCCTATCCCTCGGTGGACCTGTCGCACCTGCCAGCGCATGAGCAGCAGAAGTACTCTGCGCGGGTAGAGGAGGATTATACGGAGTTCGAACGGCTGCTCGAGCAGGTGCGCCCGTTAGCACCCCCAGGAGTTCCACTCAGACCAGGAACCAAGTTCGGTCCTTTGAATGGCTCTGCCCAGGGGGAGTTTGGCCCGCTTGTCTTGGCGTTCGCGTGGGAACTGTTGATGAGGCCTGAGCCACTGGCGCGATTGCAGGCGGAGGGTCTGCGGGGGCTGAAGGGATGCCGCGCAGCGCTGCGCTTCCGCAAGAAGAACCCACCGGAGTTGCTGGAGATGGAACTGCCATCTCTGGGCAAACTTCACCCAGATTGCTTGCCGGAACTATCGCCGCCTTGTCCAAAGTGTGGATGCTCGCGCGAATCCGTGAAGATGCCGGAGCAGCCCATTCTGGACGCGGCCACGTTGCCGCAAGACTTGGATCTGATCCGGGCCGAGGGGACACTGATCATCGGTACCGAGAGCTTCGTGGAGGCAGTCCAGCGCCTAGGCTTCGAGCACGACATCACCTTCCGCGAGCTGCCCGTGCGAGGCGCGTAG
- the map gene encoding type I methionyl aminopeptidase, with protein MGIPLFKGTEIEHLRLAGQAAAGTLAHVAARLAPGISTADIDAWVREDTARRGGTPSQLGYHGFPATVCTSRNQVVCHGIPRADERLMPGDIINVDVTTCLNGFHGDTSATFFIGEVSAEARHVVDVARRCRDAGIAVVRHGAKLGDIGAAIEELARKEGCSVVHEFGGHGIGRQMHGPPHVPHVGKRGTGITLRSGMVLTIEPMVNQGRPDIRILPDKWTVVTEDGSLSAQFEHTVLVTREGCEVLTLGAG; from the coding sequence ATGGGGATTCCGCTCTTCAAAGGGACCGAGATCGAACACTTGCGCCTGGCTGGCCAGGCAGCAGCCGGGACACTGGCACATGTCGCGGCGCGTCTGGCGCCCGGCATCTCCACGGCGGACATCGACGCGTGGGTGCGGGAGGACACGGCACGGCGAGGGGGAACGCCCAGCCAGCTGGGCTACCACGGGTTTCCCGCGACGGTGTGTACCAGCCGAAACCAGGTGGTCTGCCACGGAATCCCTCGCGCGGACGAGCGGCTCATGCCGGGGGACATCATCAACGTGGATGTGACGACGTGCCTGAACGGGTTTCACGGAGACACCTCGGCCACGTTCTTCATCGGCGAGGTGTCTGCGGAGGCCAGGCACGTGGTGGACGTGGCGCGCCGGTGCCGGGATGCGGGCATCGCGGTGGTCCGTCATGGCGCGAAGCTGGGGGACATTGGCGCGGCCATCGAGGAGCTGGCGCGGAAGGAAGGCTGCAGCGTGGTGCACGAGTTCGGGGGGCACGGCATCGGCCGCCAGATGCACGGTCCTCCTCACGTGCCTCACGTGGGCAAGCGGGGAACCGGTATCACCCTGCGCTCGGGGATGGTGCTCACCATCGAGCCCATGGTGAACCAGGGGCGTCCGGACATCCGGATCCTGCCGGACAAGTGGACGGTGGTGACGGAGGACGGGAGCCTCTCCGCTCAGTTCGAGCACACAGTCCTCGTGACACGCGAGGGCTGCGAGGTGCTGACCTTGGGAGCCGGGTGA
- a CDS encoding SDR family oxidoreductase, whose translation MTPAARMDGKVCLVTGATNGIGLEAAKALAAQGATVVLAGRDKGRLETALITVRHATPDAKVESLQADFASLQDVRALAEAFKARYSRLDVLLNNAGLVLHERQVTKDGFEATFGINHLAPFLLTHLLMDVLKASGPARVVNVSSEAHRYGKLDFNDLQSERSYAMMRVYGTSKLANILFTQALARRLQGTQLTTNTLHPGVVRTGFGQNTQGWMRFAVQAFAAFFLTAEQGARTSVYLASSPEVEGVSGQYFIKCRPKKPSSDARNEQFAERLWQVSEELTGVKA comes from the coding sequence ATGACACCCGCCGCACGAATGGATGGAAAGGTGTGCCTCGTCACGGGGGCCACCAATGGCATCGGACTGGAGGCGGCCAAAGCCCTGGCGGCCCAGGGCGCCACCGTGGTGCTCGCAGGCCGGGACAAGGGACGGCTCGAGACCGCGCTCATCACGGTACGCCACGCCACCCCGGACGCGAAGGTGGAGTCGCTCCAGGCGGACTTCGCCTCCCTGCAGGACGTGCGCGCGCTCGCCGAGGCCTTCAAGGCCCGCTACTCGCGGCTGGACGTGCTGCTCAACAACGCGGGACTCGTCCTGCACGAGCGCCAGGTGACGAAGGATGGCTTCGAGGCCACGTTCGGCATCAACCACCTCGCGCCCTTCCTCCTCACCCACCTTCTGATGGATGTGCTCAAGGCCAGCGGCCCGGCGCGCGTGGTGAACGTCTCCTCCGAGGCGCACCGCTACGGGAAGCTCGACTTCAATGATCTGCAGAGCGAGCGCTCGTACGCGATGATGCGCGTGTACGGCACGTCGAAGCTGGCCAACATCCTCTTCACCCAGGCGCTGGCCCGCAGGCTCCAAGGCACCCAGTTGACGACGAACACCCTTCACCCGGGCGTGGTCCGCACAGGCTTTGGCCAGAACACGCAGGGGTGGATGCGCTTCGCGGTGCAGGCCTTCGCAGCCTTCTTCCTCACCGCGGAGCAGGGCGCACGCACGTCGGTGTACTTGGCGTCCTCGCCCGAAGTCGAGGGAGTGTCCGGTCAGTACTTCATCAAATGCCGCCCGAAGAAGCCTTCCAGCGACGCACGGAATGAGCAGTTCGCGGAGCGGCTCTGGCAGGTGAGCGAGGAGCTCACGGGAGTGAAAGCATGA
- a CDS encoding glutathione S-transferase family protein, which translates to MIDLYTFATPNGRKVSIALEELKLPYTTHVVDISKGEQFKPEFLAINPNNKIPAIVDHDVPGGLKVFESGAILIYLAEKTGKLMPSDAVRKAEVLQWLMFQMGGVGPMFGQVNYFTRMAPQPVPLALERYRNESKRLLGVMNRHLSSHDYFAAEYSIADVALYPWVAAFKNVLPDAFASLSGVAQWLERVGARPAVQKGMKVPDIQR; encoded by the coding sequence ATGATCGACTTGTACACGTTCGCGACGCCCAATGGCCGCAAGGTCTCCATCGCCCTGGAGGAGCTGAAGCTGCCCTACACCACCCATGTGGTGGACATCTCCAAGGGCGAGCAGTTCAAGCCCGAGTTCCTCGCCATCAACCCGAACAACAAGATCCCCGCCATCGTGGACCACGACGTGCCGGGCGGCCTGAAGGTGTTCGAGTCCGGCGCCATCCTCATCTATCTGGCGGAGAAGACGGGCAAGCTGATGCCCTCGGATGCGGTGCGCAAGGCCGAGGTCCTCCAGTGGCTGATGTTCCAGATGGGCGGCGTGGGCCCGATGTTCGGCCAGGTCAACTACTTCACGCGCATGGCGCCGCAGCCGGTGCCCCTCGCCCTCGAGCGCTACCGCAATGAGTCCAAGCGGCTGCTGGGCGTGATGAATCGCCACCTGAGCAGCCATGACTACTTCGCGGCGGAGTACTCCATCGCGGACGTCGCCCTGTATCCCTGGGTGGCGGCGTTCAAGAACGTCCTGCCGGACGCCTTCGCCTCGCTGTCGGGCGTCGCCCAGTGGCTGGAGCGCGTGGGCGCTCGTCCGGCGGTTCAGAAGGGCATGAAGGTTCCGGACATCCAGCGCTGA
- a CDS encoding inorganic diphosphatase, giving the protein MSPDLTRLPLRGKKDSFHVVVESPRGSTVKLKYEPELGIFTVGRPLTQGLRYPFDWGFIPSTKGPDGDPLDALVYWDLATWPGVVIPCRPLGVLLVDEKKKRGKGRERNDRLLMVPVAALRAEHLRNHEDLSRRERDELQHFFLTVVAFTDKDARILGWKGPAEAEKLILEHQLG; this is encoded by the coding sequence ATGAGCCCGGATCTCACGCGGCTGCCCCTGCGTGGAAAGAAGGACTCCTTCCACGTCGTTGTCGAGTCCCCCCGAGGCTCCACGGTAAAGCTGAAGTACGAACCGGAGCTGGGGATCTTCACCGTGGGCCGCCCGCTGACGCAGGGGCTTCGCTACCCCTTTGACTGGGGCTTCATCCCCAGCACGAAGGGACCGGACGGCGACCCGTTGGATGCGCTGGTTTACTGGGACCTGGCCACATGGCCCGGGGTGGTGATTCCATGCCGCCCGCTCGGCGTGCTCCTCGTGGACGAGAAGAAGAAGCGGGGCAAGGGGCGCGAGCGCAATGACCGGCTCCTCATGGTGCCCGTGGCCGCGCTTCGGGCCGAGCACCTGCGCAACCACGAGGATCTCTCCCGCAGGGAGCGGGACGAGCTGCAGCACTTCTTCCTCACCGTGGTGGCCTTCACGGACAAGGACGCTCGCATCCTGGGCTGGAAGGGTCCCGCGGAAGCAGAGAAGCTGATCCTCGAGCACCAGCTGGGCTGA
- a CDS encoding Hsp70 family protein, whose translation MHVCGLDFGTSNTAAALPDGRVLPIALGTSEPRLFRSVLFFPEDERTTHAGEQAITRYLEDNAGRFIQSVKSFLHSRSFRATQVHGRTWTIEELVAVLLRRVREAAGTQLGSPPDAVMLGRPALFSPDPEADTLAEQRLRKAAELAGFTHIQFLIEPIAAALAYEAQLSRDELVLVADFGAGTTDLTLMRLGPSRRGKLDRKPDVVGSTGVRIGGDRFDAEIMRHKLLPWFGAGTTYKVRGFTDKRLPVPQHVMAKLLSWHEMSFVREKSTQELLELMLESSEKPETAEALYDLVMENLGYRLFRAIEAVKVRLSQAEEATLDFEEARINVHERITRAEFDTFCQPLLTELEQVTQGLLDRCQGAGEIDAVFLTGGSSQIPAVRKLYVDRFGEERVRTADAFTSVAEGLGRASAALQRPEPAGA comes from the coding sequence ATGCACGTCTGCGGACTCGACTTCGGAACGAGCAACACGGCGGCGGCCCTGCCGGATGGACGGGTGCTGCCCATCGCCCTGGGGACCTCCGAGCCTCGCCTCTTCCGCTCGGTGCTCTTCTTCCCAGAGGACGAGCGCACCACCCACGCCGGAGAGCAAGCCATCACCCGCTATTTGGAGGACAACGCGGGGCGCTTCATCCAATCGGTGAAGTCCTTCCTGCACAGCCGCTCGTTCCGAGCGACGCAGGTGCACGGCCGCACGTGGACCATCGAGGAGCTGGTGGCAGTGCTGCTGCGCCGGGTGCGAGAGGCCGCCGGCACGCAGCTGGGCAGCCCTCCCGACGCGGTCATGCTGGGACGCCCGGCCCTCTTCTCGCCGGATCCCGAGGCGGACACGCTGGCCGAGCAGCGGCTGCGCAAGGCAGCGGAGCTGGCGGGCTTCACGCACATCCAGTTCCTCATCGAGCCCATCGCCGCGGCGCTCGCCTACGAGGCCCAGCTGTCGCGGGACGAGCTGGTGCTGGTGGCGGACTTCGGCGCGGGCACCACGGACCTGACGCTGATGCGGCTGGGGCCCTCGCGGCGAGGGAAGCTGGACCGCAAGCCGGACGTGGTGGGCTCCACGGGCGTGCGGATCGGCGGTGACCGGTTCGACGCGGAGATCATGCGCCACAAGCTGCTGCCGTGGTTCGGTGCGGGCACCACGTACAAGGTACGAGGCTTCACGGACAAGCGGCTGCCGGTGCCACAGCACGTGATGGCCAAGCTGCTCTCCTGGCACGAGATGTCGTTCGTCCGGGAGAAGTCCACGCAGGAACTGCTGGAGCTGATGCTGGAGTCCAGCGAAAAGCCGGAGACGGCCGAGGCCCTGTACGACCTGGTGATGGAGAACCTGGGCTACCGGCTCTTCCGGGCCATCGAGGCGGTGAAGGTCCGGCTCTCCCAAGCCGAGGAGGCCACGCTGGACTTCGAGGAGGCGCGCATCAACGTGCACGAGCGCATCACCCGCGCCGAGTTCGACACCTTCTGCCAGCCACTGCTCACCGAGCTGGAGCAGGTGACACAGGGGCTGCTGGACCGGTGCCAGGGCGCGGGAGAGATCGACGCGGTGTTCCTCACGGGCGGCTCGTCGCAGATCCCCGCCGTGCGGAAGCTCTACGTGGACCGCTTTGGCGAGGAGCGCGTGAGGACAGCGGACGCCTTCACCTCGGTGGCCGAGGGTCTCGGCCGGGCCTCCGCCGCGCTGCAGAGGCCCGAGCCCGCTGGAGCCTGA
- a CDS encoding DUF4442 domain-containing protein — protein sequence MDLIDRLRQLSPGAANLLLSAAIPRIIPSIGGWGLRVEEVTETRARLSVPLKRRTRNHVKGLYFGVQMTLAELTAGLLLLRRFPPSEYRSLVKRVEADFKAQGRSTVYAVCEPPPEVFGGLAEALKQKGDKAEAWVPVTLLAEDGTVVTEVRFLDSVKRL from the coding sequence ATGGACCTCATCGACCGGCTGCGGCAGCTGTCACCTGGCGCGGCAAACCTGCTGCTGAGCGCGGCGATTCCGCGGATCATTCCCTCCATTGGTGGGTGGGGCCTCCGGGTCGAGGAGGTGACGGAGACGCGCGCGCGGTTGTCGGTGCCGCTCAAGCGGCGCACGCGCAACCATGTGAAGGGGCTCTACTTCGGCGTGCAGATGACGCTGGCGGAGCTGACGGCGGGACTGCTGCTCCTGCGGCGGTTTCCGCCCTCGGAGTACCGCTCGCTCGTGAAGCGGGTGGAGGCGGACTTCAAGGCCCAGGGGCGGAGCACGGTGTACGCGGTGTGCGAGCCACCGCCGGAGGTGTTCGGAGGGCTGGCGGAGGCGCTGAAGCAGAAGGGCGACAAGGCCGAGGCATGGGTGCCCGTGACGCTGCTGGCCGAGGATGGCACGGTTGTTACCGAGGTGCGGTTCCTGGACTCGGTGAAGAGGCTCTGA
- a CDS encoding TIGR02269 family lipoprotein yields the protein MIRLTGPWRWLWLSCALVACATVSPSGSELAGTEDEGVAVSFGEACEDESSLLALCAGNQCGLYRYREVMEHSAAGRVVLARGGVAVLLNPQPGAQRNWGSAQELPRDSRPVFIIPWRHKPPLLPSQQQMLDEAAKERRKPHEKHHIFPQMYKEWFTGRGIDIDEYVIPLAVEKHRSIHRGAKGGPWNAEWDKFIRAQLIPPPKEEIYRHAGKLIYEFELFGPVMPYWKQPPPLPLGY from the coding sequence ATGATCAGACTCACTGGGCCGTGGCGATGGCTGTGGCTGAGCTGTGCTCTGGTGGCTTGCGCCACGGTTTCACCGTCTGGAAGCGAGCTTGCGGGCACCGAAGATGAGGGCGTAGCCGTCTCGTTTGGCGAGGCATGCGAGGACGAGAGCAGCCTGCTGGCGCTATGTGCCGGGAACCAGTGCGGGCTGTATCGGTACCGGGAAGTCATGGAGCACTCAGCAGCGGGGAGGGTGGTGCTCGCCCGGGGCGGAGTGGCGGTGCTGCTCAACCCGCAGCCAGGAGCCCAGCGCAACTGGGGCAGCGCGCAGGAGTTGCCGCGGGACTCGCGCCCTGTGTTCATCATCCCGTGGAGACACAAGCCACCGCTGCTGCCCAGCCAGCAGCAGATGCTGGACGAGGCTGCGAAGGAACGGCGCAAGCCGCACGAGAAGCACCACATCTTTCCGCAGATGTACAAGGAGTGGTTTACCGGTAGAGGAATCGACATCGACGAGTACGTCATCCCTCTGGCGGTGGAGAAGCACCGGAGCATCCATCGGGGAGCCAAAGGGGGACCCTGGAATGCGGAGTGGGACAAGTTCATCAGAGCTCAACTCATCCCACCACCGAAGGAGGAGATCTACCGGCACGCCGGAAAACTCATCTACGAGTTTGAGCTGTTCGGTCCGGTGATGCCGTATTGGAAACAACCGCCACCACTACCTCTGGGGTACTGA